In the Kribbella sp. NBC_00482 genome, one interval contains:
- a CDS encoding GNAT family N-acetyltransferase: MRKELERVQLGEADYLAVCGPSGVPVGFGAVDYMKPVGGATLNQLSVVEAFQSCGIGTVLIHALEERIRARGMPFAELGVDDASTRAQGLYERLGYVVSGSEVGSWDVDAPDGSVTRYETTITLLRKQL; this comes from the coding sequence ATGCGCAAGGAGCTGGAGCGGGTTCAACTCGGCGAGGCTGACTATCTGGCGGTGTGTGGGCCTTCGGGGGTGCCGGTGGGGTTTGGGGCGGTTGACTATATGAAGCCGGTGGGTGGGGCGACGTTGAATCAACTGTCGGTTGTGGAGGCGTTTCAGTCGTGTGGGATCGGGACGGTTCTCATTCATGCGCTGGAGGAGCGGATCCGCGCGCGAGGGATGCCATTTGCCGAGTTGGGTGTGGATGATGCGAGTACGCGGGCGCAGGGGTTGTACGAGCGGCTTGGGTACGTCGTCAGCGGGAGTGAGGTCGGCTCGTGGGACGTGGACGCGCCGGACGGATCCGTCACGCGCTACGAAACGACCATCACGCTGCTGCGCAAACAGCTGTAG
- a CDS encoding 2-hydroxyacid dehydrogenase produces MGLPVVLMPGPMHEAVAPGLDGHCELIRLWEESDPDAVLAARQDEIVAVATGGTAIDGPYLDRLPAVRLVASFGVGYDRIDATAAAERGVIVTNTPGVLDDEVADTALGLLLMTVRELGQAERYLRDGKWDGGGPYPLTRATMHGRRMGILGLGRIGQAIADRVQPFGITVAYHNRSPKDVSYQYYPSLVEMAADVDVLMIVIPGGDTTRHLVNAEVLKALGPDGIVINVARGTVVDEQALVDALRTNTIHAAGLDVFEHEPKVHPDLLTLPNTVLLPHVGSATIPTRTAMANLVVQNLTTYLTKGTPVTPVPESTALLP; encoded by the coding sequence ATGGGACTACCAGTCGTACTGATGCCAGGACCGATGCACGAAGCCGTCGCCCCCGGGCTGGACGGTCACTGCGAGCTGATCCGGCTCTGGGAAGAGAGCGACCCCGACGCCGTACTCGCGGCCCGCCAGGACGAGATCGTCGCCGTCGCCACGGGCGGTACGGCGATCGACGGCCCGTACCTCGACCGCCTGCCCGCGGTCCGCCTGGTCGCCAGCTTCGGCGTCGGCTACGACCGGATCGACGCGACCGCCGCCGCAGAGCGTGGCGTCATCGTCACCAACACCCCCGGCGTCCTGGACGACGAGGTCGCCGACACCGCACTCGGTCTGCTGCTGATGACGGTCCGCGAACTGGGGCAGGCCGAGCGCTACCTCCGCGACGGCAAGTGGGACGGCGGCGGCCCGTACCCGTTGACCCGCGCAACCATGCACGGCCGCCGGATGGGCATCCTCGGCCTCGGCCGCATCGGCCAGGCGATCGCCGACCGCGTCCAGCCCTTCGGCATCACCGTTGCCTACCACAACCGCAGCCCGAAGGACGTCTCGTACCAGTACTACCCGTCGCTGGTCGAGATGGCCGCCGACGTCGACGTACTGATGATCGTCATCCCCGGCGGCGACACCACCCGCCACCTCGTCAACGCCGAAGTACTGAAGGCGCTAGGCCCCGACGGCATCGTCATCAACGTCGCCCGCGGCACTGTCGTCGACGAACAGGCTCTGGTCGACGCCCTCCGCACGAACACCATCCACGCCGCCGGCCTGGACGTCTTCGAACACGAGCCCAAGGTCCACCCCGACCTCCTCACCCTCCCCAACACCGTCCTCCTCCCCCACGTAGGTTCCGCCACCATCCCCACCCGCACCGCCATGGCCAACCTGGTAGTCCAAAACCTCACCACCTACCTAACCAAAGGCACCCCCGTAACCCCCGTCCCCGAATCCACCGCCCTACTCCCCTAA
- a CDS encoding Lrp/AsnC family transcriptional regulator, whose translation MSDEVIVHRAGPGQIVVAPALDEIDRQIIEALGRDGRLSIRALADEVHISRANAYARVERLTNTGVITGFTVTVDPLRLGLATSAYVTLSLRQSSWRTLRKQLQAIPEIKHMALVGGDFDAILLVRAADNEGLRRLVLERLQAIPEVLATRTALIFEDVGTL comes from the coding sequence ATGTCCGACGAGGTGATCGTCCACCGGGCCGGTCCTGGACAGATTGTCGTGGCTCCAGCGCTCGACGAGATCGATCGGCAGATCATCGAGGCGCTCGGGCGGGACGGACGGCTGTCGATCCGGGCCCTCGCCGACGAGGTGCACATCTCCCGCGCGAACGCGTACGCCCGCGTCGAACGGCTCACGAACACCGGTGTGATCACCGGTTTCACGGTCACCGTCGACCCGCTCAGACTCGGCCTGGCAACGTCGGCGTACGTCACCCTCAGTCTCCGACAGAGCTCCTGGCGGACCCTACGCAAGCAGCTCCAGGCGATCCCGGAGATCAAGCACATGGCGCTGGTCGGCGGCGACTTCGACGCGATCCTGCTGGTCCGCGCCGCCGACAACGAGGGCCTCCGCCGCCTCGTCCTGGAGAGGCTCCAGGCGATCCCCGAGGTCCTCGCGACCCGCACGGCGCTGATCTTCGAGGACGTCGGGACGCTCTAG
- a CDS encoding thiamine pyrophosphate-dependent dehydrogenase E1 component subunit alpha produces MTTVEEHLLPSAEPVCLIDQNGVPHDHPSYRLPTKEALLDGYTQLIRGRRFNDQASALVRQGRLAVYPSSFGQEACQLAATMVLREGDWLFPTYRDSVSIMSRGVDPIETLTLLRGDWHSGYDPYEHKVAPQATPLATQLPHAVGVAHAARLKGEDTVVMALVGDGGTSEGDFHEALNFAAVFQAPVVFFIQNNEYAISVPLARQSAAPSLAHKGIGYGVPGERADGNDLAGLLAVLGQAVNNARAGEGPQLIEAHTYRVQAHTNADDASRYRQDDEVTPWLDRDPIERLTTYLEQQGWLNDDIRATAEAGAVQVAAQLRDGLMPEPEVDPADLFAHLYAGETQQLREQSAFLRDELAREEA; encoded by the coding sequence ATGACCACCGTCGAGGAGCATTTGCTCCCCTCCGCGGAACCCGTCTGTCTGATCGATCAGAACGGCGTACCGCACGACCATCCGTCGTACCGGCTGCCCACCAAGGAAGCCCTGCTCGACGGCTACACACAGTTGATCCGGGGCCGCCGGTTCAACGACCAAGCGAGCGCACTGGTCCGCCAGGGCCGGCTCGCGGTCTACCCGTCGTCCTTCGGTCAGGAGGCCTGTCAGCTCGCGGCCACGATGGTCCTGCGCGAGGGCGACTGGCTGTTCCCGACGTACCGCGACTCGGTGTCGATCATGAGCCGGGGCGTCGATCCGATCGAGACGCTGACGCTGCTCCGCGGCGACTGGCACTCGGGCTACGACCCGTACGAGCACAAGGTCGCGCCGCAGGCGACCCCGCTCGCGACCCAGCTCCCGCACGCGGTCGGTGTCGCGCACGCGGCCCGGCTGAAGGGCGAGGACACGGTCGTGATGGCGCTCGTCGGCGACGGCGGCACCAGCGAGGGCGACTTCCACGAGGCCCTCAACTTCGCGGCGGTCTTCCAGGCGCCGGTCGTGTTCTTCATCCAGAACAACGAGTACGCGATCTCCGTGCCGCTCGCCAGGCAGAGCGCCGCGCCGTCCCTTGCGCACAAGGGCATCGGGTACGGCGTACCGGGCGAACGCGCCGACGGGAACGATCTCGCCGGCCTCCTCGCCGTTCTTGGACAGGCTGTAAACAATGCACGTGCAGGTGAAGGGCCGCAGCTCATCGAGGCGCACACGTATCGCGTGCAGGCGCACACCAACGCGGACGACGCGTCCCGGTACCGCCAGGACGACGAGGTCACCCCGTGGCTGGACCGCGATCCGATCGAGCGCCTCACGACGTACCTCGAGCAGCAGGGCTGGCTGAACGACGACATTCGGGCGACTGCCGAGGCCGGCGCCGTCCAGGTCGCCGCGCAGTTGCGTGACGGGCTGATGCCGGAGCCGGAGGTCGATCCGGCGGATCTGTTCGCCCACCTGTACGCCGGGGAGACGCAGCAGCTGCGGGAGCAGTCCGCGTTCCTCCGCGACGAGCTCGCCCGCGAGGAGGCCTGA
- a CDS encoding LacI family DNA-binding transcriptional regulator, whose product MPKDPVTRNDVAEYAGVSTAVVSYVVNEGPRKVAPGTRERVLDAIRALGYRPNATARALRMGTTRTFGLITPDGGNPLFAELAKAIDREAAARGYVVLQTSADGDPVTESAKIAELLTRQVSGLVLVAPTADPSLDDVEVPVIAINRVLPTVSSVRPAYREGAQAGVEHLISHGHRVIGLVIGGAGHPERELGWRDALTAAGLPEGPIARAKFSREGGYRAAQTLLQAEPTAIFASSDLQAIGVLRALHEAGVRVPEDVAVAAFDGTPETEYTWPPLTVVRQPVELVAREAVRRLIDGEDSMEALTVPTELILRRSCGC is encoded by the coding sequence ATGCCCAAGGATCCGGTGACCCGCAACGACGTGGCGGAGTACGCCGGAGTCAGCACGGCCGTCGTCAGCTACGTCGTGAACGAGGGCCCGCGGAAAGTCGCGCCGGGGACCCGTGAGCGGGTGCTCGACGCGATCCGCGCGCTCGGGTACCGGCCGAACGCGACCGCGCGGGCGTTGCGAATGGGTACGACGCGGACGTTCGGGCTGATCACACCGGACGGGGGCAACCCGCTGTTCGCGGAGCTCGCGAAGGCGATCGACCGGGAGGCGGCGGCGCGCGGGTACGTCGTACTGCAGACGAGCGCCGACGGGGACCCGGTCACCGAGAGCGCGAAGATCGCCGAGCTGCTCACGCGCCAGGTCAGCGGGCTCGTGCTGGTGGCGCCGACCGCGGACCCGTCGCTGGACGACGTCGAGGTCCCGGTGATCGCGATCAACCGGGTCCTGCCGACGGTCAGCTCGGTGCGGCCGGCGTACCGCGAGGGTGCCCAGGCGGGGGTCGAGCACCTCATTTCGCATGGGCATCGCGTGATCGGTCTGGTGATCGGTGGCGCGGGCCACCCGGAACGCGAGCTCGGCTGGCGCGACGCGCTGACCGCCGCAGGTCTTCCCGAGGGGCCGATCGCGCGGGCGAAGTTCTCCCGCGAGGGCGGTTACCGTGCCGCGCAAACCCTGCTCCAAGCTGAGCCCACCGCGATCTTCGCGAGCTCCGACCTGCAAGCGATCGGCGTACTGCGGGCACTCCATGAGGCTGGTGTGCGCGTGCCAGAAGACGTGGCGGTGGCTGCCTTCGATGGCACTCCTGAGACGGAGTACACCTGGCCGCCGTTGACCGTCGTACGCCAACCCGTGGAGCTGGTGGCGCGCGAGGCCGTGCGCCGGCTGATCGACGGCGAGGACTCGATGGAGGCCCTGACCGTCCCGACCGAACTGATCCTGCGCAGATCCTGCGGCTGCTAG
- a CDS encoding VOC family protein, with translation MTNTATFHAYFSYRDAPGALRWLEKAFGFETTMEVPDANGGIMHSEMRYGGVSFTLFSDEEGYDRPARKGETVGHGMYVAFDTQDEVDAIFTKATAAGADLVWTPELTEWGNYRCRVADPEGYEWTFGTHRPGQPAAW, from the coding sequence ATGACCAACACAGCGACGTTCCACGCGTACTTCAGCTACCGCGACGCCCCCGGCGCACTCCGCTGGCTCGAGAAGGCCTTCGGGTTCGAGACCACGATGGAGGTCCCGGACGCCAACGGCGGCATCATGCATTCGGAGATGCGGTACGGCGGGGTTTCGTTCACGCTGTTCTCCGACGAGGAGGGCTACGACAGGCCCGCCCGCAAGGGCGAGACCGTCGGCCATGGAATGTACGTCGCCTTCGACACCCAGGACGAGGTCGACGCCATCTTCACGAAGGCGACCGCGGCCGGCGCGGATCTGGTCTGGACACCCGAACTGACCGAGTGGGGCAACTACCGCTGCCGCGTCGCCGACCCCGAAGGCTACGAATGGACCTTCGGGACCCACCGCCCAGGCCAGCCCGCCGCCTGGTAA
- a CDS encoding magnesium and cobalt transport protein CorA produces MIIDCAYYRDGKRQHVEAMSVADAAASCRAGGFVWLGMYEPTAEELTEVRESFGLHELAVEDAQTFHLRPKVEPYEGDIRLVILRTARYDDEREEVDFGEVSVFVGPAFVITVRQGVASDLHGARIRLEQRPELLECGTSSVLWAILDQVVDGYGPVVAELERDIEEVERTVFAGSVAPTERIYFLRREVTDFYRAVHPLLAVLATLERGARDTALLPYFRDVHDHLVLVNEEVAAQRDLLATVLEANMAVIGVEQTKVSVRQNATIEQLTILATVFLPLTFVTGFFGQNFGWLVDHIGAEWDFLALGIGGLLIPCIALAIWFRRQRAARREAA; encoded by the coding sequence ATGATCATCGACTGCGCTTACTACCGGGACGGAAAACGCCAGCACGTCGAGGCGATGTCGGTCGCGGACGCCGCCGCGAGTTGCCGGGCCGGCGGGTTCGTCTGGCTGGGGATGTACGAGCCCACGGCCGAGGAACTCACCGAGGTCCGGGAGAGTTTCGGCCTGCACGAGCTGGCCGTCGAGGATGCGCAAACGTTCCACCTCCGCCCCAAGGTCGAGCCGTACGAGGGCGACATCCGCCTCGTCATTCTTCGCACCGCCCGGTACGACGACGAGCGCGAGGAAGTGGACTTCGGCGAGGTCAGCGTCTTCGTCGGGCCGGCGTTCGTGATCACCGTCCGTCAGGGGGTGGCCAGTGACCTGCACGGCGCGCGGATCCGGCTCGAGCAGCGGCCAGAGCTACTGGAGTGCGGCACGAGTTCGGTGCTCTGGGCGATCCTCGACCAGGTCGTCGACGGCTACGGCCCGGTCGTCGCGGAACTGGAGCGGGACATCGAGGAGGTCGAGCGGACGGTGTTCGCCGGTTCGGTGGCCCCGACCGAGCGGATCTATTTCCTGCGCCGCGAGGTGACCGACTTCTACCGCGCCGTACATCCGCTGCTAGCAGTGCTAGCCACCTTGGAGCGCGGTGCCCGCGACACCGCCCTGCTGCCGTACTTCCGGGACGTGCACGACCACCTCGTCCTGGTGAACGAGGAGGTCGCCGCTCAACGTGACCTGCTTGCCACCGTCCTGGAGGCGAACATGGCGGTGATCGGTGTCGAGCAGACCAAGGTCAGCGTCCGGCAGAACGCGACGATCGAACAGCTCACGATCCTGGCCACGGTCTTCCTCCCGCTGACCTTCGTCACCGGCTTCTTCGGCCAGAACTTCGGCTGGCTCGTCGACCACATCGGAGCGGAATGGGACTTCCTCGCCCTGGGCATCGGCGGACTGCTGATCCCGTGCATCGCTCTCGCGATCTGGTTCCGCCGTCAACGAGCCGCACGACGAGAAGCCGCCTGA
- a CDS encoding alpha-ketoacid dehydrogenase subunit beta, translated as MTHVKISMAQALNQALRDAMTADESVVMFGEDVGALGGVFRITDGLTAEFGDKRCFDTPLAEAGIVGMAVGMAMNGMRPVVEMQFDAFGYPAFEQVVSHVAKMRNRTRGRVQLPMVIRIPYGGGIGGVEHHSDSSESYFAHTPGLTVVTPATVADAYGLLRRAIEFPDPVVFMEPKKLYWAKEEVDLTESQPGIGTAVVRRDGADATLIAYGPALPVALEAAEVAAAEGRQLTVVDLRSVVPFDDETVCAAVRRTGRAVVVAEASGFASVSSEIVARVTEKCFHSLAAPVRRVTAFDIPFPPPKLEKYQLPSVDRILDAVDDLQWEDS; from the coding sequence ATGACGCACGTGAAGATCTCGATGGCGCAGGCGCTCAACCAGGCGCTGCGGGACGCGATGACGGCCGATGAGTCGGTAGTGATGTTCGGTGAGGACGTCGGCGCGCTCGGCGGCGTCTTCCGGATCACCGACGGGCTGACCGCGGAGTTCGGCGACAAGCGGTGCTTCGACACTCCGCTGGCCGAGGCCGGCATCGTCGGCATGGCGGTCGGGATGGCGATGAACGGGATGCGCCCGGTGGTCGAGATGCAGTTCGACGCGTTCGGGTACCCGGCGTTCGAGCAGGTCGTCTCGCACGTCGCCAAGATGCGCAACCGGACCCGCGGCCGCGTGCAGCTGCCGATGGTGATCCGGATTCCATATGGCGGAGGCATCGGCGGGGTCGAGCATCACAGCGACTCGTCGGAGAGCTACTTCGCGCACACGCCCGGGCTGACCGTGGTGACGCCGGCAACGGTTGCGGACGCGTACGGGTTGTTGCGTAGGGCAATCGAGTTTCCGGATCCGGTTGTTTTCATGGAGCCGAAGAAGCTCTACTGGGCCAAGGAAGAGGTCGACCTCACCGAGTCGCAGCCGGGGATCGGCACGGCCGTCGTACGTCGGGACGGCGCAGACGCCACGTTGATTGCCTACGGTCCGGCGCTTCCGGTCGCGCTGGAGGCGGCCGAGGTCGCCGCGGCCGAGGGGCGACAGCTGACGGTGGTGGATCTGCGGTCGGTGGTCCCGTTCGACGACGAGACGGTGTGCGCGGCGGTACGGCGTACCGGACGGGCTGTCGTGGTGGCCGAGGCCAGCGGGTTCGCCAGTGTGTCGTCGGAGATCGTTGCCCGGGTCACCGAGAAGTGCTTCCACTCGCTGGCCGCACCGGTGCGGCGGGTGACCGCGTTCGACATTCCGTTCCCGCCGCCGAAGCTGGAGAAGTACCAGCTGCCGAGCGTCGACCGGATCCTCGACGCGGTCGACGACCTGCAGTGGGAGGACTCGTGA
- a CDS encoding Gfo/Idh/MocA family protein, with protein MARRYAVAGTGSRAQSYIRAILQEHPEEAELVALLDSNPGRLAFHQGKLTELGGPELPQYGAEDLERMVKEQAVDRVVVTSPDYTHAAVVSRLLRAGADVIVEKPLTIDADGTRQIVDAMNESGKSVVVTFNYRYSPRNSALRQLIQDGEIGQVTSVEFQWVLDTRHGADYFRRWHREKKNSGGLLVHKASHHFDLVNWWIASTPTRVFASGGLAFYGSENAAARGLGERPARGTIDGSADDPWLLDLRTDDTNRQLYYENEKYDGYLRDQDVFAPGITIEDNMSVIAEYANGARLSYSLNAHSPWEGYRVSVNGTLGRAELEVVERAAVVDDQIDPSYPSDRVIAGDVRTNGERLVLQKHWAPAVEVEIPRGEGGHGGGDKLIYNDLFVGPGNDPLGRAADVNDGVRAVAVGIAANQSLASGQPVVVADLNLGGWGA; from the coding sequence GTGGCCAGACGCTATGCAGTCGCCGGGACCGGTTCACGAGCGCAGTCGTACATCCGCGCGATCCTCCAGGAGCACCCCGAGGAGGCGGAGCTGGTCGCCCTGCTCGACTCGAACCCGGGCCGGCTGGCGTTCCACCAGGGCAAGCTGACCGAGCTCGGCGGCCCCGAGCTCCCGCAGTACGGCGCCGAGGACCTGGAGCGGATGGTCAAGGAGCAGGCCGTCGACCGCGTCGTCGTGACCAGCCCCGACTACACGCACGCGGCGGTCGTGTCGCGGCTGCTGCGCGCCGGGGCGGACGTGATCGTCGAGAAGCCGCTGACCATCGACGCGGACGGGACCCGGCAGATCGTCGACGCGATGAACGAGTCGGGCAAGTCCGTCGTCGTCACGTTCAACTACCGCTACTCACCGCGGAACAGCGCGCTGCGGCAGCTGATCCAGGACGGCGAGATCGGGCAGGTCACCAGCGTCGAGTTCCAGTGGGTGCTCGACACCCGGCACGGCGCGGACTACTTCCGCCGCTGGCACCGCGAGAAGAAGAACTCCGGCGGTCTGCTGGTCCACAAGGCGTCCCACCACTTCGACCTGGTGAACTGGTGGATCGCCTCGACGCCGACCCGCGTGTTCGCCTCCGGCGGGCTCGCCTTCTACGGCTCCGAGAACGCGGCGGCCCGCGGCCTCGGTGAGCGTCCGGCGCGCGGCACGATCGACGGTTCCGCCGACGACCCGTGGCTGCTCGATCTGCGCACCGACGACACGAACCGGCAGTTGTACTACGAGAACGAGAAGTACGACGGGTACCTGCGCGACCAGGACGTCTTCGCTCCGGGGATCACGATCGAGGACAACATGTCCGTGATCGCGGAGTACGCGAACGGCGCGCGGCTCAGCTACTCGCTGAACGCGCACTCGCCGTGGGAGGGGTACCGCGTCTCCGTCAACGGCACCCTCGGCCGCGCCGAGCTGGAAGTGGTCGAACGGGCCGCGGTCGTCGACGACCAGATCGACCCGAGCTACCCGTCCGACCGCGTCATCGCCGGCGACGTCCGCACCAACGGCGAGCGGCTCGTGCTGCAGAAGCACTGGGCGCCGGCCGTCGAGGTCGAGATCCCCCGCGGCGAAGGCGGCCACGGCGGCGGCGACAAGCTGATCTACAACGACCTCTTCGTTGGCCCCGGCAACGATCCGCTGGGTCGCGCCGCCGACGTCAACGACGGCGTCCGCGCCGTCGCGGTCGGCATCGCGGCCAACCAGTCACTCGCCAGCGGCCAGCCGGTCGTCGTCGCCGATCTCAACCTCGGCGGCTGGGGCGCCTAG